One stretch of Acidobacteriota bacterium DNA includes these proteins:
- a CDS encoding FtsX-like permease family protein — GGPFSDCRGVPFHLAATKRELELAIRAALGAGPWAVAGLAMRTALQPAAAGIALGLAAAAGARRMMASVLFGVGALDVVTWAAACGALLAACVTAGYLPARRAARIDPMTALRAE, encoded by the coding sequence AGGGGGTCCCTTTTCAGATTGCCGCGGGGTCCCTTTTCATCTTGCCGCTACCAAACGCGAGCTCGAGCTCGCCATCCGCGCGGCGCTCGGCGCCGGACCGTGGGCGGTCGCGGGCCTGGCGATGCGGACGGCGCTGCAACCGGCGGCGGCCGGCATTGCGCTCGGGCTCGCGGCCGCGGCCGGCGCCAGACGGATGATGGCATCCGTGCTCTTCGGCGTGGGCGCGCTGGACGTCGTGACCTGGGCCGCAGCCTGCGGGGCGCTGCTCGCCGCCTGTGTGACCGCGGGATATCTACCGGCGCGCCGCGCCGCGCGGATTGATCCGATGACCGCTCTGCGGGCCGAGTGA